The proteins below come from a single Miscanthus floridulus cultivar M001 chromosome 1, ASM1932011v1, whole genome shotgun sequence genomic window:
- the LOC136538783 gene encoding thaumatin-like protein 1b, with amino-acid sequence MAAPAAVRSWRRAFAAFALLLQLHLIQLRGARSATFTIANSCGYTVWPGLLSSAGSAALPSTGFALAPGESRAVAAPAGWSGRLWGRTLCAADAATGRFACATGDCGSGDVQCNGGGAATPATLAEFTLDGSGGLDFYDVSLVDGYNLPMVVAPTTTASSTTASTGKCAATGCAAELNAACPAGLRVEAAADGGPVACRSACDAFGDAQYCCSGAYGNPNTCRPSTYSQFFKTACPRAYSYAYDDATSTFTCAAGSTDYTVTFCPAVPTSVKSTGQNPQTAGLPQQLNNGTTMVFFGGNTQTSAAAASANLLYAVTITVALALSGSALV; translated from the exons ATGGCGGCGCCGGCAGCGGTGCGTTCTTGGCGCCGGGCATTCGCGGCGTTCGCGCTGCTCCTTCAGCTGCATCTGATTCAGCTGCGCGGCGCGCGGTCGGCGACGTTCACCATCGCCAACAGCTGCGGCTACACGGTGTGGCCGGGCCTGCTGTCCAGCGCGGGCTCCGCGGCGCTGCCCAGCACGGGGTTCGCGCTGGCGCCGGGGGAGTCCCGTGCCGTGGCGGCGCCCGCGGGGTGGTCGGGCCGCCTCTGGGGCCGCACGCTctgcgccgccgacgccgccacGGGGCGGTTCGCGTGCGCCACGGGGGACTGCGGCTCCGGGGACGTGCAGtgcaacggcggcggcgccgccacgCCCGCCACGCTGGCCGAGTTCACGCTGGACGGCAGCGGCGGGCTCGACTTCTACGACGTCAGCCTCGTCGACGGGTACAACCTGCCCATGGTCGTCgcgcccaccaccaccgcctcctccaCCACGGCATCAACCGGCAAGTGCGCGGCGACGGGGTGCGCCGCGGAGCTCAACGCGGCGTGCCCGGCGGGCCTAAGGGtggaggccgcggcggacggcgggCCCGTGGCGTGCCGTAGCGCGTGCGACGCCTTCGGGGACGCGCAGTACTGCTGCAGCGGCGCTTATGGGAATCCTAACACATGCCGGCCATCAACGTACTCGCAGTTCTTCAAGACCGCGTGCCCGCGCGCCTACAGCTACGCCTACGACGACGCCACCTCCACATTCACCTGCGCCGCCGGCAGCACCGACTACACCGTCACCTTCTGCCCCGCCGTGCCCACCAG CGTAAAGTCGACAGGGCAGAACCCGCAGACCGCCGGGTTACCGCAGCAGCTGAACAACGGCACCACCATGGTCTTCTTCGGCGGCAACACGcagaccagcgccgccgccgcttccgccaACCTTCTCTACGCCGTCACCATCACCGTGGCGCTCGCGCTCTCGGGCTCGGCTCTCGTGTGA
- the LOC136538773 gene encoding pentatricopeptide repeat-containing protein At1g63330-like yields MRLLATAARQPNTPHRILVNLHHLISTTTTTTTSSSAYDPTAQFLHPDHHRLLPLPASLRRDALLALARLLKTSPQCHLALHAVSPLSGSPSSTPLAARFAAASRLATSATALRPFAAILIAALLPVASSDLLSWSSSDSASGSSRARYGALRLALHAFLAAGMAAEALDVLKRVRRSGNTPSLSALAALLRLLFRSGEVRAAWKVFEEMAARGPRPSLATFNAMLLGFCHRGLARVASGLLGIMGKFGIVPDVCSYNILIKGHCVFGWSQDAFKLFEEMHRSGCEPTVVTYNILVDVLCHEGRMPEARRLFDEMAQVGIQANTITFNVLIDGYAKTRRMDQACAAYSEMKARGLVPDSCTFNIIAAGAYKFGHAAQLVHDHDMFGSHMLADGLDMLVCRLCWDRQLDDAWELLRGAIEQGVPLSVTGFNALIAAYSKEGLHEEAFELYRVMNKLGLAPSSSTLNYLIMGLCNQGRLDEAQLLLEHMVSKGYCLSTSFTICLDASFREGNAVCALRCWDDMGKIGLQPDFIAFSAYINGLCRLDYVNEAYQAFAEMTARGIVPNNFTYNSIISALCRAGNMTEALKLQQNMRQSGLVPDIYTSNILIDGLCREGKLEVVDNLLLDMCSNGLTPDTVTYNTIINAYCRAKDMNSAMNFMNKMLAAGCEPDIFTYNIWMHSLCSNHMLNQAGKVLDELVAMGCPPNSVTYNTLMDGICSDVLDPAMILTGRLIKMAFQPNTITLNVFLSHFCKQGFGKRALMWAEKLREDSFVFDDATRNIIDWARREMEDDPHANNEDIERCLFLEFLMFMTYETMHNGRSSKATHMPTDRGFDPAGRSMIKILDTG; encoded by the coding sequence aTGCGCCTCCTCGCCACGGCGGCGAGACAACCCAATACACCGCACCGTATTCTCGTTAACCTCCACCACCTCATAtccacaacgacgacgacgacgacctcctCCTCCGCATACGATCCAACCGCGCAGTTCCtccatcccgaccaccatcgccTACTGCCACTGCCAGCATCTCTCCGCCGTGACGCCCTCCTCGCACTCGCGCGCCTTCTCAAGACCTCCCCGCAATGCCACCTCGCGCTCCATGCCGTCAGCCCACTCTCTGGCTCCCCCTCCTCCACCCCGCTCGCCGCCCGCTTCGCCGCCGCATCGCGCCTCGCCACGTCGGCTACCGCGCTTCGCCCCTTCGCAGCGATCCTCATCGCAGCGCTCCTCCCGGTCGCCTCCTCCGACCTCCTTTCGTGGTCGTCTAGTGACAGTGCCAGCGGGAGCTCGCGCGCGCGGTACGGCGCGCTCCGGCTCGCGCTCCACGCATTCCTTGCCGCGGGCATGGCAGCCGAGGCACTCGATGTGCTCAAGCGCGTCCGCCGCTCTGGGAACACGCCCAGCCTCTCCGCGTTGGCGGCATTACTGCGCCTTCTATTCCGAAGCGGGGAGGTCCGCGCTGCCTGGAAAGTGTTCGAGGAAATGGCCGCGAGGGGACCGCGGCCGAGCCTTGCCACCTTCAACGCCATGCTCCTCGGTTTCTGCCACAGGGGGCTGGCGCGCGTCGCCTCTGGGCTGCTTGGGATCATGGGGAAGTTTGGTATCGTCCCAGACGTGTGCAGCTATAACATCCTCATCAAGGGGCACTGTGTGTTTGGGTGGTCACAGGACGCCTTCAAGCTGTTTGAAGAAATGCACAGGTCAGGGTGTGAGCCGACAGTTGTGACATATAACATACTAGTGGATGTTCTGTGTCATGAAGGGAGGATGCCGGAAGCAAGGAGGCTGTTCGATGAAATGGCCCAGGTGGGGATCCAAGCAAATACAATCACGTTCAATGTTTTGATTGATGGATATGCAAAGACCAGACGGATGGATCAGGCCTGCGCAGCCTATAGCGAAATGAAAGCAAGGGGATTAGTGCCAGATTCCTGCACATTCAACATTATTGCTGCTGGAGCTTACAAGTTCGGGCATGCTGCCCAGTTAGTCCATGATCATGACATGTTTGGTTCACATATGTTGGCTGATGGGTTGGATATGTTGGTCTGTAGGCTTTGTTGGGATCGTCAATTGGATGATGCCTGGGAGCTTCTGCGTGGTGCTATTGAGCAGGGTGTTCCATTGAGTGTTACAGGATTTAATGCATTGATCGCTGCTTATAGCAAGGAGGGACTCCACGAAGAAGCTTTTGAACTGTATAGAGTTATGAACAAGTTAGGGCTCGCACCGTCATCGTCTACTTTGAATTACTTGATAATGGGGCTGTGCAATCAAGGAAGGCTTGATGAAGCACAGCTTCTTTTAGAGCACATGGTTAGTAAAGGATATTGTCTGAGTACATCATTTACTATCTGCTTGGATGCATCTTTCAGAGAGGGTAATGCAGTCTGCGCATTGAGATGCTGGGATGATATGGGCAAAATTGGTTTACAGCCTGATTTTATTGCTTTCTCAGCATATATCAATGGCCTGTGCAGATTAGATTATGTGAATGAGGCTTATCAGGCATTTGCTGAGATGACAGCCAGAGGAATTGTACCGAACAATTTTACTTACAACTCCATCATATCTGCACTCTGTAGAGCAGGCAATATGACTGAAGCCTTGAAGTTACAGCAGAATATGAGGCAGAGTGGCCTTGTTCCTGACATTTACACAAGCAACATTCTAATCGATGGTTTATGCAGAGAAGGAAAGCTGGAGGTGGTGGACAACCTTTTATTGGACATGTGCAGTAATGGTCTAACCCCAGACACAGTGACATATAATACGATAATCAATGCATATTGTAGGGCTAAGGATATGAACAGTGCCATGAATTTCATGAATAAGATGCTCGCAGCTGGTTGTGAACCAGATATTTTCACATATAATATTTGGATGCATAGTCTCTGCAGCaaccatatgttgaatcaagcagGGAAGGTGCTAGATGAGCTTGTTGCTATGGGTTGTCCTCCAAATTCTGTTACATACAACACATTGATGGATGGCATTTGCAGCGATGTTCTTGATCCAGCTATGATATTGACTGGCAGGCTTATTAAGATGGCTTTTCAACCAAACACTATCACACTTAATGTTTTCCTTTCTCATTTCTGCAAGCAAGGATTTGGGAAGAGAGCCCTTATGTGGGCTGAGAAGCTCAGAGAAGATTCTTTTGTTTTTGATGATGCTACTAGAAATATAATTGACTGGGCACGAAGGGAAATGGAGGATGACCCCCACGCTAACAACGAGGACATAGAAAGATGCCTATTTCTTGAGTTCTTAATGTTCATGACATATGAGACTATGCATAACGGCAGATCCTCAAAGGCTACACATATGCCTACAGATAGAGGTTTTGATCCTGCTGGCAGAAGCATGATTAAAATTTTGGATACTGGTTGA